Within Thalassotalea euphylliae, the genomic segment CTAAACTTTGCGACGAAGGAGCACAAGCCAAGCGTTTTGCGTCCTTTTGAGTAACTTGTATGGATAATTACCCACCTAAATAACTATTTTCGGTAAAGAGAGACCCAAGCCTTAGCGGCAACTAAGGCCTTCTTTTACAGTAGTTCGATTGATTAATGGCTCCTCAATCGAGAGACCGATAACAAGAACGAACGCTGTAAAAGACTCCAAGCAACATACTCGAATAGTCTACTGGGTCTCGAACCCGCATTATGCAAGCAAGGGTTAGCTTATTATGAAAACAGTCATCAATCAAAAGATTCACGTTGGGGTAGATACAGGTAAGTACCAACTTGATATATATCTTCGTCCTTTGGACATTTACTTCACCGTCCCCAATGACGAAAAAGGGATTGCAGAAGCCATAAATCAGCTCAAGCAATACCCTGTTGAACGCATCGTCATTGAAGCGACAGGGCGGTTAGAAATGCCGTTTATTATGGCGTGTGCGAACAGCAAACTGCCGTTTGTTATCGCCAATCCTATTCACATCAAACGCTTTGCAGGTGCGATTGGACAGCGCGCTAAAACAGACAAACTTGATGCGCAGCTTATCGCTCATTATGGGGAAGTGATTAAACCAGCACTATCACAACTCAAACCAGCCACTATGCAAGTCATGAGTGATTTGGTCGCCAGAAGAAATCAGTTACTTGTGATGCAAACGATGGAAAAGAACCGCCTTCAGTCTTTGCCAAAAAGCTTATCAATGACCATCAAGCCGATACTTACCGCGTTTAAACATCAAATCCTAAAAATTGAAAAGAAACTCGTTGAACTCATCGAATCTTGCCCTGAATACCAGAAGAAAAATACGATTCTGCAAAGCATGACAGGTATCGGCAAAATAGCGGCCGCATCAATCATCAGTAATTTACCAGAGCTTGGCTATGTAACGGGTAAACAAGCGAGCAGCCTAGTTGGTGTTGCGCCGATGAATCGAGAAAGTGGCCGTTATAAAGGACAACGGAGAATCCAAGGTGGGCGGCACCAAGTGCGCACGGTGTTATATATGGCGATGCTGTCAGCGATTCAAAGTAATCCGGTGTTTAAAGATACCTATCAACGATTAGTTGGTGCAGGCAAACCTAAAAAAGTGGCGATAATTGCCTGTATCAGAAAGATGGTGGTGATATTAAATTCGATGCTCAGAGATGAAGTAATGTGGGAAGCGCCAAAAGCTTAAAAATTAGCTGTACTAGTTCAGATAAAATGTACTAGTTCAGACTTGATCTGACAGTTACCCGTTTTTCAATCGGTGACTGTCAGTTTAGATTTGAGCTAAATTCTTCTCAGCCCAAATCGATTTTCCATCAAGTAATGTTTCAAGTGGCGTTCTGCCACAGCACATTTTGCCCTGATGAGTTCGATCATTATTGTAATAAACCATCCATTCGTCCAGATCCTTTTGTAATTCCTCTAACGAGCCATAGAGCCTCTTACGGAACGTAACCTGATAAAACTCCTGCAATATT encodes:
- a CDS encoding IS110 family transposase — translated: MKTVINQKIHVGVDTGKYQLDIYLRPLDIYFTVPNDEKGIAEAINQLKQYPVERIVIEATGRLEMPFIMACANSKLPFVIANPIHIKRFAGAIGQRAKTDKLDAQLIAHYGEVIKPALSQLKPATMQVMSDLVARRNQLLVMQTMEKNRLQSLPKSLSMTIKPILTAFKHQILKIEKKLVELIESCPEYQKKNTILQSMTGIGKIAAASIISNLPELGYVTGKQASSLVGVAPMNRESGRYKGQRRIQGGRHQVRTVLYMAMLSAIQSNPVFKDTYQRLVGAGKPKKVAIIACIRKMVVILNSMLRDEVMWEAPKA